The DNA segment AAAGACACCGCCAACtggaataaaacagttttctgttCGTTATTTCCTAGTTTGAACCGCTGAGACCGAGATAGAGAACTTCAACCGTGAATTTGAAAGTATCAGAAATGAAGAATAGTGAAAGACTCCTACGAAATCATAGAATATTTCAACTATCACTTTCGaaacaaaatattgaaacatAAATTAGAGAGAGGATGAATTGAACAAGATAAAAAGTAGATCAAAAGATCGGTAGATTCAATACATTGCCTTAAATCCAGAAGATTAACAACCGTCAGAAGCACTGCGCTTCATGGGTTCATAAAAGACTTGTTTGATGAATAGAATacaagaaatttttcacaatgtGAGAACTAAATATAacattttatggtttttcaacagcctatatttttcaaaccgagctgattaaaaaaaaaatggtaaaggaaaaaagtgattctcaagaatctactgttcaaatattcctacgagtcaaagactcaccctgtatagaatatGGCTGCATAGCGATTTTTCATGGGAAAAAACTGTTCCACCTCTATTACCTGAAATGTAATTCGTTCGAAAAATCCACATGTCTGACTAGTAAAATATGCTAAAAAAGGACCCGAAATTCCgctaaattcaaaaaaactcgaaaacggctgaACGGATTTTGACCCAAATCAATAGGCTTCTTCATGTTCCAGATAGGCGCCAAAGTGCAAAATTTCACATCGATAGATTCAAAATTACGAACTGTAGCGTGCTAACAACACGAAAAAGTTAAAAACTGTTTCCACCAGAATCAATAATCTTAAATGACTCCTTTTCAAAAGTAGAACAGATGATGAATCGTAAATTATTTCAACCTTCTGCAAACACATAATGACGTAAAACGAATGGCTCAAAATGGTCCGAAGTTTTTCCACCACAATACAGAATTGATGATTCCATACCTCGGGCGTCCCGAACCCAACTCACGATAGAAATTCATCCGCTCTTCATAAAATTAATATAACTCGGCACTTTAATAGGGTACGCAGAAACGTGAGGCAGAAACGTATTCTCACTGTGCATCGCTTTTTCAGCCAGTTAATAACTGAACCGAAAGAAATTAATTGGAAATCATGGAGTTCTGATCCGTACACTTCTCCGCAATCATTATTCGCAGATGGTAGATGTATTATATGGACAGCTTTTAATTTTATTATCGAATCGATACCTCCAGACAACGACTCCATTCATCATGAGATTATTACGTTGAAGTCTTGGGTTTAGCTTGATGAACATGGCCCTCCAGCTGGCAGAATTTGGGATGGCCCCTGAGATCTCCAGATTCATGTCAAATTATCAAAAGTCTCAACCTCCATTTTTTTTCCAGATACATGAAATATCTCTACCCATACGAATGCGAGAAGCAGAATTTGAGCTCGCCGTCTGAACTACAGGCTGCCATCGACGGTAATCGCAGAGAAGGCAGACGCAGCGGCTACAGTCAATACGAAGTGATGAGCAGATCCCCCAACCCCAACACCCTCAACTCAATGGCGCAAATTTCCCAGATGCAGCAGATGCAACTGAACCGCATGACGACAGCAATGGCAGCTCAAGGTAAATATCAAACGCAATATATCCAGTGTGGTCAATAAAAAGTTTTATCGTTGAATCAGAACACTCTATAGTTGCATCTCTTATGGAATACGGAGGAAGGACAAATCCTAGCAACGGTGTCCATAAAGTGAATGCTACAGACACTGGTATGAGAAATGACAAGTTGTTTTCTCTATTGCCTGCTTATGCTTTCCTCTTTCTAAGCCTTTGTATCTTCCATTGCCAGTCTATTGTGTTGCTTCGCAATTTGTAATTCTTTTAAAATAGCGATGCTGGAGTTCTGAGCAATTATTCAAGGTTAATTTTTTGCAGTATAGCTCAGAGTCTGGGCCATGTTAATTTTTTGATAACACGTTTTTTGTGACTTACATTTGAATAAAGTCCTTCTGATATGATGAACAAAACTGTAGATACGGTGTTAAAAAAACATTGGAATATGCCTATTCAAACGAAGTAGCTCACTTCGTGCCCAAGTTTGACTAGTTATGATATAACCTTGGGGATGTttgattttcattcattatcCTTCGCCTGTATGCCACTGGCACagggtttttttcaattctcttcTTGTGCAGGATGTAGATGTAAAACAGCCAAAAGTGTTTGGTTGTCCTGTCAGAAATCCAGCATCATCGAAGTTATAGCTAGTCAAACATACTCATCTGCTCCTAAATTGAATTGAGTGTTctcttattttcatttcaattgcaatTATTTGTAGATTCTACATAATTATATTGCTGTTTGGCGCTTTAcgaatgaaaatcaataaaaatgcaATGTAGGAGCAGCAAAAGTGTCTCATAATCGAAAGTTTGATTGAGAAGATGGATCTTCTTAGCAATAATGATTCAGTTGCCCTGATCTTCAATCATCAGTCAAATCAATAGAAAATGAGGCAGGTTTATTGCATCCTTAAAAGTTGCATGAGTTATCTTCTTTGCCGAATAACAAATACTAACAATCTGATCGCAGATGCAAAATGCGatgtttcatttattcatttatcaACTAACCCTCTACTAAAACCGACAATCTTTTGCTTCACGCTCTTTTAACGCCTCCTTGTAAGGACTCTTCTTTCCAGGCATCGGAATTCCAAACGGGGTCCATCCAAGTCATCCCCAACCCATGAGCCAGCCCAGCAACGGTGGACCCCTACCTGGACTAGCACCCAACGAACTGGAAGCAAGAATGATGAAATACATGGAATACTTGAACAAGGAGATGCGGAATAATTCTGCGGCAGCCCAAGTGGCATTACCACAAGTCAGAAACAACATCTCTCCTCCGAACCCAACTGCCCAGACGATGCATCCGTACGACATATCAACCAGAATGGCCCTCTGGAACATATACAACAACAACCAGGCTCCGGCTGAACCTCAGAAAGAAGCCCTGAACTTGGCAAACGGCACACCTGTACCGAGATCTCCAGTGATAAAAGAAGAACCAGAAGAAAGCAGGGATGAAGTTGTACCCTCACCGAAGAAAATTAGACGGGAAGAGAGCGAAACCAGTTGCAATACAATACCCAGTACAGCCACAAATATCAAAATAGACACACGAGGTGAGTGCTGAGCATGTAGTAAGAAGTTACTCGTGAGAAATGTACAGGACCAGATGTTTGGTCTCAAAGTGGTGCACTATTAGTACACAAGTAGATTCACTTCTTTAGCGAAGTGTAAGGTTTCTTTTGAGAACTTGCTTCATATGTCTGTCTGTGGAGAGGGTGCCCAAACCTAGGCACCATTTCCACTACCAGTAGATCTTTAGTAACTGTAGTACAAGTGCTCTGTCCTTTTCTAAATCTTCCAGTGAAAGGAAGAAAACCCAGATCAAAattaatgatattttttcaCTGCAGGGAACGCCAATGGTGAAAGCTCGATGGTGGTGAGTATGGAGTTTAATGGCATAAAATATCAAGGAGTTTTGTTTGCGCAGAATACGCGAACGACTGATAACAGGACTCCAATAACTTCATAAGTTATTTGGTGATCTGGTACGCAAATACTCGCCTCTTTTCACAATTTTCCTCGATGACAGTGGCCTGATCTCCATATGGGTACTTCTCAGTGAGTTTCTGGCTTGTCTCTTTTATATGACCGAGTACGGATTGTTGATCGTTCGGGTATTTGTGCACCATGAACTGCTTTGTGAGACTAGTTGTTGTGCGTTCTTAGGGTATTTATTTTAGTATGTGTGTAGCTTATGTGAGATTAGAATACCGTCTAAATAATGCACAATATATTCAGACTAGTGAAACGGTTGATCGTTGTTGAATTGGTAATTATAAATGAGTCTGTTTATTCGAAATGTGATATataattatgtatttatgtGGCCAGTTTCATATGAGActtaaaattgagaaaaaactgaGAGTCCAGAATGCTCTCTCCATAACTCTTAGTTACAAGATTTTCAAGATTGTATGAGTGCAATTGTGACAGTCGTTTTTGACTTCTTCAACTTTGTAACTATAAAAAACCCTGATGACAAACTTGAACAATATGTGTTTATTGTTGAATGtcataaaatatttaaaaattttactTACCGATATCCTTCAGAAATCTGGAGTCGCTTTTCGGTTTCTTATATTCACTTTATTGTAATGTTACAAATTTGGATGTGATAAGGGAGTGGCAAAGCAAATTTGACAGTGGGAACACACAGTACGAAGTTTTATGCTGCGAAATACTCTCATAGACTAATTCATTATCTGTGAATGATAAATTGATTGAACTGACCACAACCATTTAGAAGCAAACCATGATCAACAACAGTATATTGCAAATAGTCTTCACACATGTGAAAGTAATTTGATGTACATACTTTGTTGGATCAATTGAActattttatttaaattttattGGGGAATCCTGTGTGGTCTCACCtcgaatgaaaatatatgtGACAGTATTCCATATCCAAACAAAAAAGTTTGTATAATTCACAAAAGACTGTTAATTTCTAAAtgtaaaaattattgaaattgaacAGTTCATCTGATTTTGGATAGTCCAATGAACTGTTCAGATGTAGTTTTATTTATAGTTGAGTACTTTTTTTATTCCCATAATTTATGACGTTATAAAACTAATTCTATTTCGTAGCAATATTAGAAATAGATGGTTGTAGATAATCTGATGTTATTGTTCCGATAGGTGTAAGAAATTAATGATTTGGAATCACCTCTTACGTTATTTCTGTTTCAATATGATTGTCTCAGGGATATTTGACGTTGAAAATTCTGTATTCCTGACTTTTGTGTTCCTCTCATTTTCATCATCATGTCGAACTGTTTACTACAGTTCCCTACTTCTGGCAACTACCAAAATCTCATTCAGAATTGATTTATaaagtatatattttttgtaattAAACTTTTAAAGATGCAAATATATGTAAATACTTCA comes from the Coccinella septempunctata chromosome 2, icCocSept1.1, whole genome shotgun sequence genome and includes:
- the LOC123307552 gene encoding protein dead ringer isoform X2, giving the protein MDMEQQERESEMGEESPMSHNEDEISDGDDSMRDNEDGDSCEENRMPHNSMLPEHGDVLAKLKMQVGSIKPGEFDMRQLERQLNFTNMAQFQERFQVPAPFPFPHPAAAFLPPMTQPQAAQPPSSASSHSSEGSASSQTTWSFEEQFKQVRQLYEINDDPKRKEFLDDLFSFMQKRGTPINRLPIMAKSVLDLYELYNLVIARGGLVDVINKKLWQEIIKGLHLPSSITSAAFTLRTQYMKYLYPYECEKQNLSSPSELQAAIDGNRREGRRSGYSQYEVMSRSPNPNTLNSMAQISQMQQMQLNRMTTAMAAQEHSIVASLMEYGGRTNPSNGVHKVNATDTGIGIPNGVHPSHPQPMSQPSNGGPLPGLAPNELEARMMKYMEYLNKEMRNNSAAAQVALPQVRNNISPPNPTAQTMHPYDISTRMALWNIYNNNQAPAEPQKEALNLANGTPVPRSPVIKEEPEESRDEVVPSPKKIRREESETSCNTIPSTATNIKIDTRGNANGESSMVVSMEFNGIKYQGVLFAQNTRTTDNRTPITS
- the LOC123307552 gene encoding protein dead ringer isoform X1 encodes the protein MDMEQQERESEMGEESPMSHNEDEISDGDDSMRDNEDGDSCEENRMPHNSMLPEHGDVLAKLKMQVGSIKPGEEFDMRQLERQLNFTNMAQFQERFQVPAPFPFPHPAAAFLPPMTQPQAAQPPSSASSHSSEGSASSQTTWSFEEQFKQVRQLYEINDDPKRKEFLDDLFSFMQKRGTPINRLPIMAKSVLDLYELYNLVIARGGLVDVINKKLWQEIIKGLHLPSSITSAAFTLRTQYMKYLYPYECEKQNLSSPSELQAAIDGNRREGRRSGYSQYEVMSRSPNPNTLNSMAQISQMQQMQLNRMTTAMAAQEHSIVASLMEYGGRTNPSNGVHKVNATDTGIGIPNGVHPSHPQPMSQPSNGGPLPGLAPNELEARMMKYMEYLNKEMRNNSAAAQVALPQVRNNISPPNPTAQTMHPYDISTRMALWNIYNNNQAPAEPQKEALNLANGTPVPRSPVIKEEPEESRDEVVPSPKKIRREESETSCNTIPSTATNIKIDTRGNANGESSMVVSMEFNGIKYQGVLFAQNTRTTDNRTPITS
- the LOC123307552 gene encoding protein dead ringer isoform X5; this translates as MDMEQQERESEMGEESPMSHNEDEISDGDDSMRDNEDGDSCEENRMPHNSMLPEHGDVLAKLKMQVGSIKPGEEFDMRQLERQLNFTNMAQFQERFQVPAPFPFPHPAAAFLPPMTQPQAAQPPSSASSHSSEGSASSQTTWSFEEQFKQVRQLYEINDDPKRKEFLDDLFSFMQKRGTPINRLPIMAKSVLDLYELYNLVIARGGLVDVINKKLWQEIIKGLHLPSSITSAAFTLRTQYMKYLYPYECEKQNLSSPSELQAAIDGNRREGRRSGYSQYEVMSRSPNPNTLNSMAQISQMQQMQLNRMTTAMAAQGIGIPNGVHPSHPQPMSQPSNGGPLPGLAPNELEARMMKYMEYLNKEMRNNSAAAQVALPQVRNNISPPNPTAQTMHPYDISTRMALWNIYNNNQAPAEPQKEALNLANGTPVPRSPVIKEEPEESRDEVVPSPKKIRREESETSCNTIPSTATNIKIDTRGNANGESSMVVSMEFNGIKYQGVLFAQNTRTTDNRTPITS
- the LOC123307552 gene encoding protein dead ringer isoform X3, whose translation is MDMEQQERESEMGEESPMSHNEDEISDGDDSMRDNEDGDSCEENRMPHNSMLPEHGDVLAKLKMQVGSIKPGEEFDMRQLERQLNFTNMAQFQERFQVPAPFPFPHPAAAFLPPMTQPQAAQPPSSASSHSSEGSASSQTTWSFEEQFKQLYEINDDPKRKEFLDDLFSFMQKRGTPINRLPIMAKSVLDLYELYNLVIARGGLVDVINKKLWQEIIKGLHLPSSITSAAFTLRTQYMKYLYPYECEKQNLSSPSELQAAIDGNRREGRRSGYSQYEVMSRSPNPNTLNSMAQISQMQQMQLNRMTTAMAAQEHSIVASLMEYGGRTNPSNGVHKVNATDTGIGIPNGVHPSHPQPMSQPSNGGPLPGLAPNELEARMMKYMEYLNKEMRNNSAAAQVALPQVRNNISPPNPTAQTMHPYDISTRMALWNIYNNNQAPAEPQKEALNLANGTPVPRSPVIKEEPEESRDEVVPSPKKIRREESETSCNTIPSTATNIKIDTRGNANGESSMVVSMEFNGIKYQGVLFAQNTRTTDNRTPITS
- the LOC123307552 gene encoding protein dead ringer isoform X4, whose amino-acid sequence is MDMEQQERESEMGEESPMSHNEDEISDGDDSMRDNEDGDSCEENRMPHNSMLPEHGDVLAKLKMQVGSIKPGEEFDMRQLERQLNFTNMAQFQERFQVPAPFPFPHPAAAFLPPMTQPQAAQPPSSASSHSSEGSASSQTTWSFEEQFKQVRQLYEINDDPKRKEFLDDLFSFMQKRGTPINRLPIMAKSVLDLYELYNLVIARGGLVDVINKKLWQEIIKGLHLPSSITSAAFTLRTQYMKYLYPYECEKQNLSSPSELQAAIDGNRREGRRSGYSQYEVMSRSPNPNTLNSMAQISQMQQMQLNRMTTAMAAQGLFFPGIGIPNGVHPSHPQPMSQPSNGGPLPGLAPNELEARMMKYMEYLNKEMRNNSAAAQVALPQVRNNISPPNPTAQTMHPYDISTRMALWNIYNNNQAPAEPQKEALNLANGTPVPRSPVIKEEPEESRDEVVPSPKKIRREESETSCNTIPSTATNIKIDTRGNANGESSMVVSMEFNGIKYQGVLFAQNTRTTDNRTPITS